In a single window of the Pseudomonas oryzihabitans genome:
- the yihA gene encoding ribosome biogenesis GTP-binding protein YihA/YsxC, with the protein MSSFKNPIVGLCQQASFLISAAKVDQCPFDSGLEVAFAGRSNAGKSSALNTLTHANLARTSKTPGRTQLLNFFSLDEERRLVDLPGYGYAKVPIPLKQHWQEHLEAYLSSRNSLSGVVLMMDIRHPLTEFDRLMLDWAQASSMPLHILLTKADKLAFGAQKNALLKVQREIRQGWGDTASIQLFSAPKRQGVEDAQRVLAGWLGLDEPVAEA; encoded by the coding sequence ATGTCCAGCTTCAAGAATCCCATCGTCGGTCTGTGCCAGCAGGCGTCCTTTCTCATCAGCGCCGCCAAGGTCGATCAGTGCCCGTTCGACAGCGGCCTGGAAGTGGCCTTCGCCGGTCGCTCCAACGCCGGCAAGTCCAGCGCGCTCAACACCCTGACCCATGCCAACCTGGCGCGTACCTCCAAGACGCCGGGGCGCACCCAGCTGCTCAACTTCTTCAGCCTCGACGAGGAGCGGCGCCTGGTGGACCTGCCCGGCTATGGCTACGCCAAGGTACCGATCCCGCTCAAGCAGCACTGGCAGGAGCACCTGGAGGCCTATCTGAGCAGCCGCAATTCGCTCAGTGGCGTGGTGCTGATGATGGACATCCGCCATCCGCTGACCGAGTTCGACCGCCTGATGCTGGACTGGGCCCAGGCCAGCTCCATGCCGCTGCACATCCTGCTGACCAAGGCCGACAAGCTGGCCTTCGGCGCGCAGAAGAATGCCCTGCTCAAGGTGCAACGTGAAATACGTCAGGGCTGGGGCGATACCGCCAGTATCCAGCTGTTCTCGGCGCCCAAGCGCCAGGGCGTGGAAGATGCGCAGCGGGTGCTGGCCGGCTGGCTGGGGCTCGACGAGCCCGTCGCCGAGGCATAA
- a CDS encoding thiol:disulfide interchange protein DsbA/DsbL, whose protein sequence is MRNLLFSAVFAAASLFGAAAHADDIQAGKQYTELSSPVPVSEPGKIEVVELFWYGCPHCYAFEPTLNAWSKKLPDDVTFKRVPAMFGGVWNVHGQLFVTLEAMGVEAKVHDAVFAAIHKEHKKLATPEEMADFLATQGVDRDKFLSTYNSFAVKGQVEKDKKLAMAYQITGVPTMVVNGKYRFDLGSSGGPDETLKVADFLIQKERAAK, encoded by the coding sequence ATGCGCAACCTGCTTTTCTCCGCCGTGTTCGCCGCCGCCAGTCTGTTCGGCGCGGCCGCCCATGCCGACGACATCCAGGCCGGCAAGCAGTACACCGAACTGAGCAGTCCGGTTCCGGTGTCCGAGCCCGGCAAGATCGAAGTGGTTGAGCTGTTCTGGTACGGCTGCCCGCACTGCTACGCCTTCGAACCCACCCTCAACGCCTGGTCCAAGAAGCTGCCCGACGACGTTACCTTCAAGCGCGTGCCGGCCATGTTCGGTGGCGTCTGGAACGTCCACGGTCAGCTGTTCGTGACCCTGGAAGCCATGGGCGTGGAAGCCAAGGTGCATGACGCCGTCTTCGCCGCCATCCACAAGGAACACAAGAAGCTCGCCACCCCCGAAGAGATGGCCGACTTCCTCGCCACCCAGGGCGTGGATCGCGACAAGTTCCTTAGCACCTACAATTCCTTCGCCGTGAAGGGTCAGGTGGAAAAGGACAAGAAACTGGCCATGGCCTATCAGATCACCGGCGTGCCGACCATGGTGGTCAATGGCAAGTACCGCTTCGACCTGGGCTCCTCGGGTGGTCCGGACGAGACCCTGAAGGTCGCCGACTTCCTGATCCAGAAAGAACGCGCCGCCAAGTAA
- a CDS encoding GGDEF domain-containing protein, translating to MERADVERWKSKYLESLENLERLESRWENRLDLVRRGLVRSSLAAEGNDAAVDACLVELRDILRRDDSDADLAKLIPRLERTVLDSEQRRELRARQVADAFAELCRLLQTLELPRDLRKALKSFAKRAQAAAGQPGELPALLGEFSRLQQQALNQLHPEQPARAGFLQRLLGGRGESAEEAPRAPSPIAEEPPAAATPEALATPEHLPPVEVVPAAPSATAIEPLATQADPAYALPPVPEPGYSAIAPHLEATLLRLLDDLALPDSHKPQAEHLRQRIQGSLNWYELVPVLDDLSVLVLALNHSGQSEFQLYLRRLNERLAAFQSGLQDVHEQRQDGQTQERAFGEVLRGQVNDLQSEVQDATDLDSLKLSLDSRLEGLLASLAEQQTQRETREQEASDQLSALTERVAGMEREAKQYRGHLEEQRLKALCDPLTGLPNRAAWSERLDLEVARWQRHGGDLLMAVLDVDLFKRINDGYGHLAGDKVLKIIANELQRRLRKTDFIARFGGEEFVVLLGATPLAGGVTLIEQLRAAVAACPFHFKGERVVVTLSAGLAAFAPGEDADTVFERADQALYRAKRAGRDRLDVA from the coding sequence ATGGAGCGCGCGGACGTCGAACGCTGGAAAAGCAAATACCTGGAAAGCCTCGAGAACCTCGAACGCCTGGAAAGCCGGTGGGAAAACCGCCTGGATCTGGTGCGTCGTGGTCTCGTGCGCAGCAGCCTGGCCGCCGAAGGCAACGACGCGGCGGTGGACGCCTGCCTGGTGGAATTGCGTGACATCCTCCGCCGTGACGACAGCGACGCCGACCTCGCCAAGCTGATTCCGCGCCTGGAGCGCACCGTACTCGATTCCGAGCAGCGTCGGGAACTGCGTGCACGCCAAGTGGCCGACGCCTTCGCCGAACTCTGCCGCCTGTTGCAGACCCTGGAGCTGCCGCGCGATCTGCGCAAGGCCCTCAAGAGCTTCGCCAAGCGCGCCCAGGCCGCTGCCGGCCAACCGGGCGAACTGCCCGCGCTGCTGGGAGAGTTCAGCCGTCTGCAGCAACAGGCCCTGAACCAGCTGCACCCCGAGCAGCCCGCCCGCGCCGGCTTCCTGCAGCGGCTGCTGGGCGGTCGGGGCGAGTCCGCGGAAGAAGCGCCACGGGCGCCGAGTCCGATAGCGGAAGAGCCCCCGGCAGCAGCGACGCCAGAAGCCCTGGCAACGCCCGAACACTTGCCGCCGGTCGAGGTTGTGCCCGCTGCACCGTCTGCAACCGCCATCGAGCCCCTGGCGACCCAGGCCGATCCGGCCTATGCCCTGCCTCCCGTTCCCGAGCCGGGCTACAGCGCCATCGCCCCGCACCTGGAAGCCACCCTGCTACGGCTGCTCGACGATCTGGCCCTGCCCGATAGCCACAAGCCCCAGGCCGAACACCTGCGCCAGCGGATCCAGGGCAGCCTGAACTGGTACGAACTCGTCCCGGTGCTCGACGACCTGTCGGTGCTGGTGCTGGCCCTCAACCATTCCGGGCAGAGCGAATTCCAGCTCTACCTGCGCCGCCTCAACGAACGTCTCGCCGCCTTTCAGAGCGGCCTGCAGGACGTCCACGAGCAGCGTCAGGACGGCCAGACCCAGGAGCGCGCCTTTGGCGAAGTCCTGCGCGGTCAGGTCAACGACCTGCAGAGCGAGGTGCAGGACGCCACCGACCTGGACAGCCTCAAGCTGTCTCTGGATAGTCGCCTGGAAGGCCTGCTGGCCAGCCTGGCCGAGCAGCAGACCCAGCGCGAGACTCGTGAACAGGAGGCCAGCGACCAGCTCAGCGCCCTCACCGAGCGCGTCGCCGGCATGGAACGCGAAGCCAAGCAGTATCGCGGCCACCTGGAAGAACAGCGGCTGAAGGCCCTCTGCGACCCGCTCACGGGGCTGCCCAACCGCGCCGCCTGGAGCGAGCGCCTGGACCTGGAGGTAGCCCGCTGGCAACGCCATGGCGGCGACCTGCTCATGGCCGTGCTCGACGTCGATCTGTTCAAGCGCATCAACGACGGATACGGCCACCTGGCTGGCGACAAGGTGCTCAAGATCATCGCCAACGAATTGCAACGCCGCCTGCGCAAGACCGACTTCATCGCCCGCTTCGGGGGCGAGGAGTTCGTCGTGCTACTGGGCGCCACGCCCCTTGCCGGCGGGGTCACCCTGATCGAGCAACTCCGCGCCGCGGTCGCGGCCTGCCCCTTCCATTTCAAGGGTGAACGGGTGGTGGTCACCCTGTCCGCCGGTCTTGCCGCCTTTGCGCCAGGCGAGGATGCCGATACCGTATTCGAACGTGCCGACCAGGCGCTCTACCGCGCCAAGCGCGCCGGACGCGATCGCCTGGACGTGGCCTGA
- a CDS encoding N-acetylmuramoyl-L-alanine amidase: protein MRNPFKLLPWLLCGLLLAGCSSGPRINDDYTARDQDSRVQYIVLHYTAAGSQQSLKLLTQAGVSAHYLIDTDGTIYRLVDENRRAWHAGVSEWEGRTWLNSTSIGIEMVNLGFRDTPAGRQWYPFSEAQIKALIPLLKDIEQRHGLDRRAIVGHSDIAPGRKQDPGPLFPWARLAAAGLINWPDQNVVAQRQASLGGVLPPPAWFQDQLARIGYAVPRTGVLDQGTRDVIGAFQMKYRPGRFDGQPDLQTAALLLSLPSGR, encoded by the coding sequence GTGCGAAATCCCTTCAAGCTCCTTCCCTGGCTGCTCTGCGGCCTGCTCCTGGCCGGCTGCTCCAGCGGTCCGCGCATCAATGACGACTACACCGCTCGCGACCAGGACAGCCGGGTGCAATACATCGTGCTGCACTACACCGCGGCCGGCTCGCAGCAATCGCTCAAGCTGCTGACCCAGGCCGGCGTCAGTGCCCACTACCTGATCGACACCGATGGCACCATCTATCGCCTGGTGGACGAAAATCGCCGCGCCTGGCACGCCGGCGTCAGCGAATGGGAGGGGCGGACCTGGCTCAACTCCACCTCCATCGGCATCGAGATGGTCAACCTGGGCTTTCGCGACACCCCGGCCGGACGCCAGTGGTATCCCTTCAGCGAAGCCCAGATCAAGGCACTGATTCCGCTGCTCAAGGACATCGAACAACGCCATGGACTGGATCGCCGCGCTATCGTCGGGCACAGCGACATCGCTCCTGGGCGCAAGCAGGATCCGGGTCCGCTGTTTCCCTGGGCTCGTCTGGCCGCGGCGGGCCTGATCAACTGGCCGGATCAGAACGTGGTCGCTCAGCGCCAGGCCAGCCTGGGCGGCGTGTTGCCGCCTCCGGCCTGGTTCCAGGATCAACTGGCACGAATTGGTTACGCGGTACCCCGCACTGGCGTGCTCGACCAGGGCACCCGCGATGTCATCGGCGCCTTCCAGATGAAGTACCGGCCAGGCCGTTTCGACGGCCAGCCGGATCTGCAGACGGCGGCGTTGCTGCTCAGCCTGCCCAGCGGTCGCTAG
- a CDS encoding GlxA family transcriptional regulator: MSPIPTSSQARAIQSIGFLLLDNFTLISLASVVEPLRMANQLSGRELYRWCTLSLDGRPVRASDGLQITPDSAVSAAPAMDMVIVCGGVGIQRSVSREHCTWLQSQARQGRKLGAVCTGSWALARAGLLDGYDCSVHWETLAALQEAYPRVVLSTRLFTIDRNRCTASGGTAPMDMMLHLIGREHGRELSAAISEMFIYERIRNEQDHQRVPLKHMLGTNQPKLQEIVALMEANLEEPIDLDELAVYVDVSRRQLERLFQKYLHCSPSRYYLKLRLIRARQLLKQTTLSIIEVASVCGFVSTPHFSKCYREYFGIPPRDERQGPTIQQPIALMPLSQELSLMPASSALAALSQAQGESTFASVRL; encoded by the coding sequence ATGTCGCCCATTCCCACCTCGTCACAGGCCCGTGCGATCCAGTCCATCGGCTTTCTGCTACTGGATAATTTCACGCTCATCTCCCTGGCTTCGGTCGTGGAGCCGCTGCGCATGGCCAATCAGCTGTCAGGACGGGAACTCTATCGCTGGTGCACCCTGAGCCTGGACGGTCGGCCGGTGCGGGCGAGCGACGGCTTGCAGATCACCCCGGACAGCGCCGTGAGCGCCGCCCCGGCAATGGACATGGTGATCGTCTGTGGCGGCGTGGGCATCCAGCGCAGCGTGTCTCGCGAACACTGCACCTGGCTGCAGAGCCAGGCGCGTCAAGGTCGCAAACTGGGCGCGGTCTGTACTGGCAGCTGGGCCCTGGCCCGCGCCGGCCTGCTCGACGGTTACGATTGCAGCGTGCACTGGGAAACCCTGGCAGCGCTGCAGGAAGCCTATCCGCGCGTGGTGCTCAGCACCCGCCTGTTCACCATCGACCGCAACCGCTGCACCGCTTCGGGCGGCACGGCGCCGATGGACATGATGCTGCACCTGATCGGTCGCGAGCATGGTCGTGAGCTGTCGGCGGCGATCTCGGAAATGTTCATCTACGAGCGCATCCGCAACGAGCAGGATCACCAGCGCGTCCCGCTCAAGCACATGCTGGGCACCAACCAGCCCAAGCTGCAGGAGATCGTGGCGCTGATGGAGGCTAATCTCGAAGAGCCCATCGATCTCGACGAGCTGGCGGTCTATGTGGATGTGTCCCGGCGCCAGCTGGAGCGCCTGTTCCAGAAGTACCTGCACTGCTCGCCGTCGCGCTACTACCTCAAGCTGCGCCTGATCCGCGCCCGGCAGCTGCTCAAGCAGACCACCCTGTCGATCATCGAGGTGGCCTCGGTGTGCGGCTTCGTCTCCACCCCGCACTTCTCCAAGTGCTACCGCGAGTACTTCGGCATTCCGCCGCGCGACGAGCGTCAGGGACCGACCATCCAGCAGCCCATCGCGCTGATGCCGCTGTCCCAGGAGCTGTCGCTGATGCCGGCGTCTTCGGCACTGGCCGCCCTGAGCCAGGCCCAGGGCGAATCCACCTTTGCCAGCGTGCGGCTGTAA
- the choX gene encoding choline ABC transporter substrate-binding protein gives MKISQALWLSGLLLCSAAQATSEPESCHEVRLADVGWSDLNVTNAMTRYLLSALGYETEVLRLSLPQTYEALARNEADVFLGNWMPAQTKLSQAYIDGGTLERLHANLEGARYTLAVPQYVYDAGVKNVADIARYANRFGHTLYGIEPGNDGNALLKKMIANNAFGLGGFTLDESSEQGMLAQVRMKELLDRQWIVFLGWEPHPMNIRHKLAYLDGGDDYFGPHQGGATVYTVVRKGYAQQCPNVARLLGNLVFSLDMENQLMDRVLNEKDNPRRAARLWLQRNPEQLETWLKGVVTRGGTPGNLAIKASLAQ, from the coding sequence ATGAAGATCTCCCAAGCGCTGTGGCTGTCCGGCCTGTTGCTGTGCTCGGCTGCGCAGGCAACAAGCGAACCCGAAAGCTGCCATGAGGTACGTCTGGCCGATGTCGGCTGGTCGGATCTCAATGTCACCAACGCCATGACCCGCTATCTGCTCAGCGCCTTGGGTTACGAGACCGAGGTGCTGCGACTTTCCCTGCCGCAGACCTACGAAGCCCTGGCCAGGAACGAGGCCGATGTCTTCCTTGGCAACTGGATGCCCGCCCAGACCAAACTCAGCCAGGCCTATATCGATGGCGGCACGCTCGAACGCCTGCACGCCAACCTGGAAGGTGCTCGCTACACCCTGGCCGTGCCCCAGTACGTCTATGACGCCGGGGTGAAGAACGTCGCCGATATCGCCCGCTACGCTAATCGCTTCGGCCACACCCTCTACGGCATCGAGCCGGGCAACGATGGCAATGCCCTGCTCAAGAAGATGATCGCCAACAACGCCTTTGGCCTGGGCGGCTTCACCCTCGACGAATCCAGCGAACAGGGCATGCTGGCCCAGGTGCGGATGAAAGAGCTGCTGGACCGGCAGTGGATCGTCTTTCTCGGCTGGGAACCGCACCCGATGAACATCCGGCACAAGCTGGCCTATCTCGATGGCGGTGACGACTACTTCGGCCCCCATCAGGGCGGTGCCACGGTCTACACGGTGGTGCGCAAGGGCTATGCCCAGCAGTGCCCCAACGTGGCCCGGCTGCTGGGCAACCTGGTGTTTTCCCTGGACATGGAAAACCAGCTGATGGACAGGGTGCTCAACGAAAAGGACAACCCGCGCCGCGCCGCGCGCCTTTGGCTACAGCGCAATCCCGAGCAGCTCGAAACCTGGCTCAAGGGCGTTGTCACCCGCGGCGGAACTCCTGGCAACCTGGCGATCAAGGCCAGTCTGGCCCAGTGA
- a CDS encoding choline ABC transporter substrate-binding protein: MKGCSRWLWSAALLAPLFVQAAEPASCAKVRFADVGWTDITVTTAVTSEVLHALGYQTTTNMISVPVTYKSLQNKDIDVFLGNWMPSMAADIKPYADNGSVETVRANLEGAKYTLAVPQYVYDAGVKSFADIAKNADKFDGKIYGIEPGNDGNRLIQGMIDKNAFDLGKFKLVESSEAGMLSQIQRAERRKQWVVFLGWEPHPMNTRFKMAYLQGGDDVFGPNYGGATIYTNVRKGYVQECSNVGKLLTNLSFTLDMENQLMDKVLNEKQSASAAAKVWLKAHPQVLDQWLAGVTTRDGKPALEAAKAALAP, from the coding sequence ATGAAAGGTTGTTCCCGTTGGCTCTGGAGTGCCGCCCTGCTGGCGCCACTTTTTGTTCAGGCAGCCGAGCCGGCCTCTTGTGCCAAGGTACGCTTCGCGGATGTCGGCTGGACCGACATCACGGTAACCACGGCCGTGACCAGCGAGGTGCTGCACGCCCTGGGCTACCAGACCACGACCAACATGATCTCCGTACCGGTCACCTATAAGTCCTTGCAGAACAAGGACATAGACGTCTTTCTCGGCAACTGGATGCCGAGCATGGCAGCGGACATCAAGCCCTATGCGGACAATGGCAGCGTCGAGACCGTACGCGCCAACCTGGAGGGCGCCAAGTACACCCTGGCCGTCCCCCAGTACGTCTATGACGCCGGGGTCAAGAGCTTCGCCGACATCGCCAAGAATGCCGACAAGTTCGACGGCAAGATCTACGGCATAGAGCCGGGCAACGACGGCAACCGCCTGATCCAGGGCATGATCGACAAGAATGCCTTCGACCTGGGCAAGTTCAAGCTGGTGGAGTCCAGCGAGGCCGGGATGCTGTCGCAGATCCAGCGCGCCGAGCGACGCAAGCAGTGGGTGGTATTCCTCGGCTGGGAACCCCATCCGATGAACACCCGCTTCAAGATGGCCTACCTCCAGGGCGGCGACGACGTCTTCGGCCCCAACTACGGCGGCGCCACCATCTACACCAATGTGCGCAAGGGCTACGTCCAGGAATGCTCCAACGTGGGCAAGCTGCTGACCAACCTGTCCTTTACCCTGGACATGGAAAACCAGCTGATGGACAAGGTCCTCAACGAAAAACAATCCGCGAGCGCGGCCGCCAAGGTGTGGCTCAAGGCGCATCCGCAGGTGCTCGACCAGTGGCTGGCCGGCGTGACCACACGCGACGGCAAGCCTGCGCTAGAAGCGGCCAAAGCCGCCTTGGCACCCTGA
- the choW gene encoding choline ABC transporter permease subunit, with protein sequence MLITDHKLPLGQQIADFIDWLTLHGASVFDKISDVLSGLIHGLTAGLMWFNPLAFIALVAVGVYLLQRSIGLVIFALISLLLILNLGYWQETMETLAQVVFATLVCIAVGVPLGIIAAHKPWFYTGLRPVLDLMQTVPTFVYLIPTLTLFGLGVVPGLISTVVFAVAAPIRLTCLGIQDVPAELMDAGKAFGCSRWQLLTRIELPHAMPSIGAGITQCIMLSLSMVVIAALVGADGLGKPVVNALNTADIALGFEAGLSIVLIAILLDRVCKQPAPREVK encoded by the coding sequence ATGTTAATAACAGACCACAAACTCCCTCTCGGTCAGCAGATCGCCGACTTCATCGACTGGTTGACGCTGCATGGCGCCAGCGTCTTCGACAAGATCTCCGATGTGCTGTCCGGCCTTATCCATGGCCTCACCGCCGGCCTGATGTGGTTCAACCCGCTGGCCTTCATCGCGCTGGTGGCGGTGGGCGTCTATCTGCTGCAACGCAGCATCGGCCTGGTGATCTTCGCCCTCATCTCCCTGCTGCTGATCCTCAATCTGGGGTACTGGCAGGAAACCATGGAAACCCTGGCCCAGGTGGTCTTCGCCACCCTGGTCTGCATCGCCGTCGGCGTGCCGCTGGGCATCATCGCCGCGCACAAACCCTGGTTCTACACCGGCCTGCGCCCGGTCCTGGACCTGATGCAGACGGTCCCCACCTTCGTCTATCTGATTCCGACCCTGACTCTGTTCGGCCTGGGCGTAGTGCCCGGACTGATCTCCACGGTGGTATTCGCCGTGGCCGCGCCGATCCGCCTGACCTGCCTGGGCATCCAGGACGTTCCCGCCGAGCTGATGGACGCCGGCAAGGCCTTCGGCTGCTCGCGCTGGCAGCTGCTGACCCGCATCGAACTGCCCCACGCCATGCCCAGCATCGGCGCCGGTATCACCCAGTGCATCATGCTGTCGCTGTCCATGGTGGTGATCGCTGCCCTGGTGGGCGCCGACGGCCTCGGCAAGCCAGTGGTGAACGCCCTCAACACCGCGGACATCGCCCTGGGCTTCGAGGCGGGACTGTCCATCGTCCTGATCGCCATCCTGCTCGACCGGGTGTGCAAGCAACCCGCCCCACGCGAGGTTAAATAA
- the choV gene encoding choline ABC transporter ATP-binding protein, with amino-acid sequence MTAIRFEHVDVIFGKQNKRALEMLDQGKGRSDILQETGQVLGVEDACLEVQKGEICVLMGLSGSGKSSLLRCINGLNTVSRGKLLIEHKGSEVDIANCSPAVLKDMRTTRIAMVFQKFALMPWLTVAENVGFGLEMQGRSAAERKKLVDEKLELVGLTQWRNKKPDSLSGGMQQRVGLARALAMDADILLMDEPFSALDPLIRQQLQDELLQLQAKVNKTIVFVSHDLDEALKIGTNIAIMKDGRIIQHGRPEDIVLNPADEYVRTFVAHTNPLNVLSGYSLMRGLDKCGREGNEICLERSHDIWLALENQTVKALRRGGESLALQRWTPGMPVTSLQRQPTLAPADIRMRDALEIRYHTGHKLVLETDGRAVGILGDKELYHALLGKNLEKAGEDVAPPAVRSTLSQAG; translated from the coding sequence ATGACCGCCATTCGTTTCGAACATGTCGACGTCATCTTCGGCAAGCAGAACAAGCGCGCCCTGGAAATGCTCGACCAGGGCAAGGGCCGCAGCGATATCCTCCAGGAAACCGGCCAGGTGCTGGGCGTCGAGGACGCCTGCCTGGAGGTCCAGAAGGGCGAGATCTGCGTGCTGATGGGCCTGTCCGGCTCAGGCAAGTCCAGCCTGCTGCGCTGCATCAACGGCCTCAATACCGTGAGTCGCGGCAAGCTGCTGATCGAGCACAAAGGCAGCGAAGTGGACATCGCCAACTGCTCGCCCGCGGTACTCAAGGACATGCGTACCACCCGCATCGCCATGGTGTTCCAGAAGTTCGCCCTGATGCCCTGGCTGACCGTGGCCGAGAACGTCGGCTTCGGTCTTGAGATGCAGGGTCGCTCGGCCGCCGAGCGCAAGAAGCTGGTTGACGAGAAGCTGGAACTGGTCGGCCTGACCCAGTGGCGCAACAAGAAGCCCGACTCCCTCTCCGGCGGCATGCAGCAGCGCGTGGGCCTGGCTCGCGCCCTGGCCATGGATGCCGACATCCTGTTGATGGACGAACCCTTCTCCGCCCTCGACCCGCTCATTCGCCAGCAGCTGCAGGACGAATTGCTGCAGCTGCAGGCCAAGGTCAACAAGACCATCGTCTTCGTCAGTCACGACCTGGACGAAGCCCTCAAGATCGGCACCAACATCGCCATCATGAAGGACGGCCGCATCATCCAGCACGGCCGCCCCGAGGACATCGTGCTCAATCCGGCGGACGAATACGTACGCACCTTCGTCGCCCACACCAATCCGCTCAACGTGCTCAGCGGCTATAGCCTGATGCGTGGCCTGGACAAGTGCGGTCGTGAAGGCAACGAGATCTGCCTGGAGCGCAGCCACGACATCTGGCTGGCCCTGGAAAACCAGACGGTCAAGGCCCTGCGCCGCGGCGGCGAAAGCCTGGCCCTGCAACGCTGGACCCCGGGTATGCCGGTCACCAGCCTGCAGCGTCAACCGACCCTGGCACCGGCCGACATCCGTATGCGCGATGCCCTGGAGATCCGCTACCACACCGGGCACAAGCTGGTACTGGAGACCGATGGCCGTGCCGTGGGCATCCTCGGTGACAAGGAGCTCTACCACGCCTTGCTGGGCAAGAACCTGGAGAAGGCCGGCGAAGACGTCGCCCCGCCCGCCGTGCGCTCCACCCTGTCCCAGGCGGGCTGA
- a CDS encoding formyltetrahydrofolate deformylase: MSRTPDTWILTAQSPSRLGTVDVVTRYLFEQGCYVTQHHSFDDREAQRFFIRVEFQVPGDFNEGLFRVGLDLRFTPFDMTFELTPPAYRAKVAIMVSKADHCLNDLLYRQRIGQLPMDVVAVISNHPDLEPLAAWHGIPYHHFPLDPQDKPAQEAKVWQVLQETGAELVILARYMQVLSPELCRRLDGWAINIHHSLLPGFKGARPYHQAYAKGVKLVGATAHYINNDLDEGPIIAQGVESVDHAHYAEDLVARGRDIECLTLARGVGYHLERRVFLNAGRTVVL, encoded by the coding sequence ATGAGCCGCACGCCCGATACCTGGATTCTCACCGCCCAGAGCCCGAGTCGCCTCGGCACCGTGGACGTGGTCACTCGCTATCTCTTCGAGCAGGGCTGCTATGTCACCCAGCACCACAGCTTCGATGATCGCGAAGCCCAACGCTTCTTCATCCGGGTGGAATTCCAGGTGCCCGGCGATTTCAACGAGGGGCTGTTCCGCGTCGGCCTCGACCTGCGCTTCACCCCCTTCGACATGACCTTCGAGCTGACCCCGCCGGCCTATCGGGCCAAGGTCGCCATCATGGTCTCCAAGGCGGACCACTGCCTGAACGACCTGCTCTATCGCCAGCGCATCGGCCAGTTGCCCATGGACGTGGTGGCGGTGATCTCCAACCACCCCGACCTGGAGCCCCTGGCGGCCTGGCACGGCATTCCCTATCACCATTTCCCCCTGGATCCCCAGGACAAGCCGGCCCAGGAGGCCAAGGTCTGGCAGGTGCTGCAGGAAACCGGTGCGGAACTGGTGATCCTCGCCCGCTACATGCAGGTGCTGTCGCCCGAACTCTGCCGCCGCCTCGATGGCTGGGCGATCAACATCCACCACTCCCTGCTGCCGGGCTTCAAGGGCGCGCGGCCCTATCACCAGGCCTACGCCAAGGGCGTCAAGCTGGTGGGCGCCACCGCGCACTACATCAACAACGACCTCGATGAGGGCCCCATCATCGCCCAGGGCGTCGAGTCCGTGGACCATGCCCACTATGCCGAGGACCTGGTGGCCCGCGGCCGTGACATCGAGTGCCTGACCCTGGCGCGCGGGGTGGGCTATCACCTGGAGCGCCGCGTCTTCCTCAATGCCGGGCGGACGGTGGTGCTCTAA